A region of Rubrobacter calidifluminis DNA encodes the following proteins:
- a CDS encoding PaaI family thioesterase, with protein MAQEYRTYSPAYCFGCGAENPIGLHLDIEFEEGGVARALFTPQRPHSGYPNMVHGGIVATLLDEVLAQAVYNEREGAVTAKMETTFRRPLEPGETVEVRGWVESIRGRRIVSRGEIRRAEDGALIAEARGVFMSLRGGDTPGQG; from the coding sequence GTGGCGCAAGAGTACAGGACCTATTCTCCAGCGTACTGCTTCGGGTGCGGGGCCGAGAACCCCATCGGGCTGCACCTGGATATAGAGTTCGAGGAAGGAGGGGTGGCGCGGGCACTCTTCACCCCGCAGAGGCCGCACTCGGGCTATCCGAACATGGTGCACGGCGGGATCGTGGCGACGCTTCTGGACGAGGTGCTGGCGCAGGCCGTCTACAACGAGCGGGAGGGTGCGGTGACGGCGAAGATGGAGACCACCTTCCGCCGGCCGCTCGAGCCCGGCGAGACGGTGGAGGTCAGGGGGTGGGTCGAGAGCATCCGGGGGCGCAGGATCGTCTCGCGCGGCGAGATCCGGCGGGCGGAGGACGGGGCTCTGATCGCCGAGGCGCGCGGGGTCTTCATGAGCCTGAGGGGCGGAGACACGCCCGGGCAGGGATGA
- the trpS gene encoding tryptophan--tRNA ligase: MERERRARVFSGIQPSGNLHIGNYLGALKNWVAIQDDYENYFCIVDLHALTVPQDPKELRRKIREVAAIYLAAGLDPGRCVIFRQSRVPAHAELCWLLNGIARFGELSRMTQFKDKTRKEGTESASAGLFDYPVLMAADILLYNAQLVPVGDDQRQHLELTRTLARRFNHLYGETFVVPEPMIMKSGARVMALDDPTEKMSKSSPRPGSYISILDEPDAIRRKVRRAVTDSGTEIKASPEKPAITNLLDIYSATTGRPVEEIEDEYRGRGYGQFKQDLAEAIVEVLSPVRERALALLDDPRGLDELLERGAEKAREVSRPILASAQAKMGL; encoded by the coding sequence ATGGAGCGGGAACGGAGAGCGCGGGTCTTCAGCGGGATACAACCGAGCGGGAACCTCCACATCGGCAACTACCTGGGGGCGCTCAAGAACTGGGTCGCCATCCAGGACGACTACGAGAACTACTTCTGCATCGTCGATCTGCACGCGCTCACCGTGCCGCAGGACCCTAAGGAGCTCAGGAGGAAGATCCGGGAGGTCGCCGCGATATACCTGGCGGCCGGGCTCGACCCCGGGCGGTGCGTCATCTTCCGGCAGAGCCGGGTCCCGGCGCACGCCGAGCTGTGCTGGCTGCTGAACGGCATCGCGCGCTTCGGGGAGCTCTCGCGGATGACCCAGTTCAAGGACAAGACCAGGAAGGAAGGGACAGAGAGCGCGAGCGCGGGCCTCTTCGATTACCCGGTGCTCATGGCCGCGGACATCCTGCTCTACAACGCCCAGCTGGTGCCGGTCGGCGACGACCAGAGGCAGCACCTCGAGCTCACCCGCACGCTCGCCCGCAGGTTCAACCACCTCTACGGCGAGACCTTCGTCGTGCCGGAGCCGATGATCATGAAGAGCGGGGCGCGGGTGATGGCGCTCGATGATCCGACCGAGAAGATGAGCAAGAGCTCCCCGCGGCCGGGGAGCTACATCTCCATCCTGGACGAGCCGGATGCGATCCGGCGCAAGGTCCGCCGCGCCGTCACCGACTCGGGCACCGAGATCAAAGCGTCCCCCGAGAAGCCAGCAATAACCAACCTCCTCGACATCTACTCGGCCACGACCGGCCGCCCGGTCGAGGAGATCGAGGATGAATACCGGGGCAGGGGCTACGGCCAGTTCAAGCAGGATCTCGCCGAGGCCATCGTCGAGGTCCTCTCCCCGGTGCGCGAGAGGGCGCTCGCGCTGCTCGACGATCCGCGCGGGCTTGACGAGTTGCTCGAGCGCGGGGCGGAGAAGGCCCGGGAGGTCTCCCGTCCGATCCTCGCGAGCGCGCAGGCGAAGATGGGCCTCTGA